In Candidatus Woesearchaeota archaeon, a genomic segment contains:
- a CDS encoding AAA family ATPase, protein MGVFNEILRSDQTLIKNDDALSYEFLPKLLPFRETEQKYLATCIKPLFNNRSGRNLLIHGPPGIGKTAATKHVLRDLEEETDEIEVIFINCWQKNTTYKVLLEICDVIGYRFTQNKKTTELFKVISSIINKKSAVFVFDEIDKAEELDFLYYVLEEIHRKAVFLITNYKTWMLELDERIKSRLVPELLEFKQYNLEETKQILKERLTYAFYDGAWKEENIKPIYDKAYEVKDIRTGLFLLRESALIAEEESSKEIKKEHVQKALRKIDDFTIKNKDLLEEETQLIYELVKQKSGSKIGDLYNTYKERGGNSSYKTFQRKINKLEEAKFISTKKQTGSGGNTTIVEKKITDF, encoded by the coding sequence ATGGGAGTGTTCAACGAAATTCTAAGATCAGATCAAACATTAATAAAAAATGATGACGCATTAAGCTATGAATTCTTACCAAAACTATTACCCTTCAGAGAAACAGAACAAAAATATTTAGCTACGTGCATAAAGCCTTTATTCAACAACAGATCAGGAAGAAACTTATTAATACATGGCCCTCCAGGAATAGGAAAAACAGCAGCTACGAAACACGTCCTTAGAGACTTAGAAGAAGAAACAGATGAAATAGAAGTAATATTCATAAATTGCTGGCAAAAAAACACCACGTATAAAGTATTACTAGAAATCTGCGACGTCATAGGATATAGATTCACACAAAACAAAAAAACAACGGAATTATTCAAAGTTATTTCATCAATAATAAATAAAAAAAGCGCGGTATTCGTGTTTGATGAAATAGATAAAGCAGAAGAACTAGACTTCTTATATTATGTATTAGAAGAAATACACAGAAAAGCCGTGTTCTTAATAACTAATTACAAAACGTGGATGTTAGAATTAGATGAAAGAATAAAATCAAGACTAGTGCCTGAATTACTAGAATTTAAACAATACAACTTAGAAGAAACCAAGCAAATATTAAAAGAAAGACTGACTTATGCTTTCTACGACGGAGCTTGGAAAGAAGAAAACATAAAACCAATATATGACAAGGCGTACGAAGTTAAAGATATAAGAACAGGCTTATTCTTATTAAGAGAATCAGCACTCATAGCAGAAGAAGAATCAAGTAAAGAAATAAAAAAAGAACACGTACAAAAAGCACTAAGAAAAATAGATGATTTCACAATAAAAAACAAAGACTTACTAGAAGAAGAAACCCAACTCATATACGAATTAGTAAAACAAAAATCAGGAAGCAAAATAGGCGATTTGTACAATACCTACAAAGAAAGAGGAGGAAACTCATCATACAAAACTTTTCAAAGAAAAATAAACAAATTAGAAGAAGCAAAATTCATAAGTACAAAGAAACAAACAGGTAGCGGAGGAAACACAACAATAGTAGAAAAGAAAATCACTGATTTCTAA
- a CDS encoding DUF58 domain-containing protein, with protein MPVSDLNINIKSRLHKVDINSRRDVLSRTLQGEWATTFKGHGMEFAGFREYEYGDDASMIDWKASLRAKSTLIREFEDYKNFSVFFLFDVGNSMFFSSHGVLKCEYAAEIIYVLADAINKAGDAIGMAMATDSLKIKVKPNIGMEPLTRIKLNLLNIENYGGVFDFNKALLSSKAFLGDKGVIFIVSDFFNLPESWERYVHMLSEDYELIALVIRDPRDRFIPEGAGQLMLKDPVSGDNLYVDTKKIRVAYNKRIIEQEEYLSNVFKRSKGDYLLLSTDDDDYVTKFVNFFQLRGKRQF; from the coding sequence ATGCCAGTTAGTGATTTGAATATAAATATTAAGTCTAGGCTTCATAAAGTGGATATTAATTCTAGGCGAGACGTTTTATCTAGGACTTTGCAAGGGGAGTGGGCTACTACGTTTAAAGGTCATGGTATGGAGTTCGCGGGTTTTCGTGAGTATGAGTATGGTGATGATGCTAGTATGATTGATTGGAAGGCTAGTTTGCGTGCTAAATCCACGTTGATTCGTGAGTTTGAGGATTATAAGAATTTTAGTGTTTTCTTTTTGTTTGATGTTGGTAATTCAATGTTTTTTTCTAGTCACGGCGTTCTTAAGTGTGAGTATGCTGCTGAAATTATTTATGTTCTTGCTGATGCTATTAATAAGGCGGGTGACGCGATTGGTATGGCTATGGCTACTGATTCTTTAAAGATTAAGGTAAAGCCTAATATTGGTATGGAGCCTTTGACTAGGATTAAGCTTAATTTGCTTAATATTGAGAATTATGGTGGCGTGTTTGATTTTAATAAGGCGTTGTTAAGTTCTAAGGCTTTTCTTGGTGATAAAGGAGTTATTTTTATTGTGTCTGATTTTTTTAATCTTCCTGAGTCTTGGGAGCGTTATGTTCATATGCTCTCTGAGGATTATGAGTTGATAGCGTTGGTTATTCGTGATCCTAGGGATAGGTTTATTCCTGAGGGTGCGGGGCAATTAATGCTTAAAGATCCTGTTTCTGGTGATAATTTATATGTTGATACTAAGAAGATAAGAGTTGCTTATAACAAGAGAATCATTGAACAAGAAGAATATCTTAGTAATGTTTTTAAGAGGAGTAAAGGTGATTATTTGTTGTTGTCTACGGATGATGATGATTATGTTACTAAATTTGTTAATTTTTTTCAATTGAGGGGTAAGCGTCAGTTTTAG
- a CDS encoding MoxR family ATPase yields the protein MVEENVISSEELNEKVRVYQRKLKQIREEVSKIFIGQEQVVNGLIEALMCNGHVLLEGIPGVGKTLVIRTLASITGCSFSRIQFTPDLLPTDILGITTYEEGKGFYTVKGPVFANFVLGDEINRSPPKVQSALLEAMQERQVTIGKETFVLPYPFFVMATQNPLEQLGTYKLPEAQLDRFFFKLMMDYPSNESELRILTTNITMHKFEDYELESVLDAEQIIDIQKLVKMITVERKMSEYIIRIIDATRFPDKYDLKIGKYIGTGASPRASIALFLASKARALMNGNINVTPDDIRGVAKNVLRHRIIVNFEGQAEGITTEKIIDEIIAKVRIL from the coding sequence TTTCTAAGATTTTTATTGGTCAGGAACAAGTCGTTAATGGTTTGATTGAAGCTTTAATGTGTAATGGTCACGTTCTTCTTGAGGGTATTCCGGGTGTTGGTAAGACTCTTGTTATTAGGACTCTTGCTAGTATTACTGGTTGTTCTTTTTCTAGGATTCAGTTCACTCCTGATTTGTTGCCTACAGATATTCTTGGTATTACGACTTACGAAGAAGGTAAGGGTTTTTACACGGTTAAAGGTCCTGTTTTCGCTAACTTCGTTTTAGGGGATGAAATAAATCGTAGTCCTCCTAAGGTTCAGTCTGCTTTGCTTGAGGCGATGCAGGAGCGCCAAGTTACTATTGGTAAGGAAACCTTCGTTTTGCCTTATCCTTTTTTTGTTATGGCTACTCAGAATCCGTTGGAGCAACTGGGTACGTATAAGTTGCCTGAGGCTCAGTTGGATCGTTTCTTTTTTAAGTTAATGATGGATTATCCTAGTAATGAATCGGAGTTAAGAATTCTTACTACTAATATTACTATGCATAAATTTGAGGATTATGAGTTAGAGTCTGTCCTTGACGCTGAGCAAATAATTGATATTCAGAAACTTGTTAAGATGATTACTGTTGAGCGTAAGATGTCTGAGTACATTATTAGGATTATTGATGCTACTCGTTTCCCTGATAAGTATGATTTGAAGATTGGTAAATATATTGGTACGGGTGCTTCTCCTAGGGCTAGTATCGCGTTATTTTTAGCTTCTAAAGCTAGGGCTCTTATGAATGGTAATATTAATGTTACTCCTGATGATATTAGGGGTGTTGCTAAAAACGTTCTTAGACATAGGATCATTGTTAATTTTGAGGGTCAGGCTGAAGGAATTACTACTGAGAAAATTATTGATGAAATTATTGCTAAGGTGCGTATACTTTAG